A genomic segment from Polyangiaceae bacterium encodes:
- the trpB gene encoding tryptophan synthase subunit beta, whose product MLERVESLDRKGTFGRFGGRFVAETLVPALEELERAVAEVLPSQTFRRELSELFDNYVGRPTPLFEARRFARSVDPDGASIQTLWLKREDLCHTGAHKINNALGQVLLAKAMGKTRIIAETGAGQHGVATATAAALLGLPCDVYQGEVDMQRQAPNVARMELLGARVRPVRTGSRTLVDAMNEAMRDWVTNVRTTYYCVGSAAGPHPYPTLVATLQRVIGDEARAQCLARGTLPDVVVACVGGGSNAIGMWKAFLDDADVKLVGVEAAGRGLDTNEHAATIHRGRVGVLHGAKTYVLCDEFGQIVPTHSISAGLDYPGVGPEHAALRDSNRATYMAVTDDEALSAAHDMARTEGIIVALESAHALGAVAEIARRDALARGRPVRIAVCLSGRGDKDLSTLASHGRC is encoded by the coding sequence ATGCTCGAGCGTGTGGAGAGCTTGGATCGTAAAGGAACTTTCGGGCGGTTCGGCGGAAGGTTCGTCGCCGAAACGCTCGTGCCCGCCCTGGAAGAGCTCGAACGCGCCGTCGCCGAGGTCCTTCCGTCGCAAACGTTTCGTCGCGAGCTTTCGGAGCTCTTCGACAACTACGTCGGTAGGCCGACGCCGCTTTTCGAAGCTCGTAGGTTTGCCCGAAGCGTCGATCCCGACGGTGCGTCAATCCAAACGTTGTGGCTGAAGCGCGAAGACCTTTGTCATACGGGCGCGCACAAGATCAACAACGCGCTCGGACAGGTGCTGCTCGCCAAGGCGATGGGCAAAACGCGGATCATTGCGGAAACCGGCGCGGGGCAACACGGCGTCGCTACGGCAACGGCTGCCGCACTTTTGGGGCTTCCGTGTGACGTGTACCAGGGCGAAGTGGACATGCAGCGACAAGCGCCAAACGTCGCTCGCATGGAGCTGCTCGGGGCGCGGGTTCGACCGGTTCGCACAGGCTCGCGAACGCTCGTCGATGCGATGAACGAAGCGATGCGTGATTGGGTGACGAACGTTCGAACGACGTACTACTGCGTTGGAAGTGCCGCGGGACCGCATCCGTATCCAACGCTCGTGGCAACGCTTCAGCGCGTCATCGGAGACGAAGCTCGCGCGCAATGTTTGGCCCGTGGAACGCTACCCGATGTGGTCGTGGCGTGTGTCGGTGGAGGGTCGAATGCGATCGGCATGTGGAAAGCGTTTCTCGACGATGCCGACGTGAAGCTCGTTGGTGTCGAAGCTGCTGGCCGAGGACTCGATACGAACGAACACGCGGCGACGATCCATCGGGGAAGAGTAGGGGTGCTGCATGGGGCGAAGACGTACGTTCTTTGCGATGAATTCGGGCAGATTGTCCCGACGCACTCCATCAGCGCCGGACTCGATTATCCGGGCGTCGGGCCCGAACACGCGGCGCTGCGCGACTCGAATCGCGCGACGTACATGGCGGTGACCGACGATGAAGCGCTTTCGGCGGCGCACGACATGGCTCGTACCGAAGGCATCATCGTGGCGCTCGAATCCGCGCACGCGCTCGGCGCCGTTGCGGAAATTGCGCGGCGTGATGCTCTCGCTCGAGGTCGTCCGGTGCGGATCGCCGTGTGTCTTTCCGGCCGTGGAGACAAGGACCTGTCGACGCTCGCTTCACACGGGAGGTGCTGA
- a CDS encoding tryptophan synthase subunit alpha gives MDRCFADLERAGKKALCVYLCVGDPSLDESVALALAALDAGADMLELGVPFSDPTADGPVLAQASRRAIASGSTIERVVDAARDIRRQTNAPLVLFTYYNPVFVVGEARVASLAKDAGIDAMLVVDLPPEEASGLRNACAARGMGLLPLVTPTSDAARMEAILRLSVAPFGAPRGFVYAVSMTGVTGSSAADVAAMGRSAETIRAMFGMPVLVGFGIDGGESARGAAGPRGAGPDGVVVGTAVARRIEQGVSQDERVRLVRTFVQELRQALDA, from the coding sequence ATGGATCGCTGCTTCGCTGATCTCGAACGAGCTGGGAAAAAGGCGCTGTGCGTGTACCTCTGCGTCGGCGATCCATCGCTCGACGAGTCAGTCGCCTTGGCGCTTGCGGCGCTCGATGCAGGCGCCGATATGCTCGAGCTGGGTGTGCCGTTCAGTGATCCGACGGCGGATGGTCCCGTGCTCGCGCAAGCATCGAGGCGCGCGATAGCGTCGGGTTCGACGATCGAACGTGTCGTGGACGCGGCCCGCGACATCCGCCGGCAAACGAATGCGCCTCTCGTGCTGTTCACCTATTACAACCCCGTTTTCGTCGTGGGTGAGGCGCGTGTTGCAAGCTTGGCGAAAGATGCGGGAATCGATGCGATGCTGGTCGTGGACTTGCCGCCCGAGGAAGCGTCGGGGTTGCGCAATGCGTGCGCTGCGCGCGGCATGGGCCTCTTGCCGCTCGTTACGCCCACGAGCGATGCGGCACGCATGGAAGCGATCCTGCGCTTGTCGGTCGCACCTTTCGGAGCACCTCGAGGATTCGTTTACGCCGTGTCGATGACGGGTGTCACGGGAAGCTCGGCTGCGGATGTGGCGGCGATGGGTCGATCGGCGGAGACGATTCGCGCGATGTTCGGCATGCCGGTGCTCGTTGGATTCGGTATCGACGGTGGGGAGAGTGCAAGGGGTGCAGCGGGACCACGCGGCGCCGGGCCCGATGGTGTCGTCGTGGGGACGGCGGTTGCACGTCGCATCGAACAAGGTGTTTCGCAGGACGAACGAGTTCGTCTTGTACGAACGTTTGTCCAGGAACTGCGCCAGGCGCTCGATGCTTAG
- a CDS encoding diguanylate cyclase — protein MSRLHEDDGEATRVAHIKELQDELRARSQRDRAYIIVLQGSNVGEMHEIESAEMVLGRGANANLRLNDDGVSRRHARLIRSGDKYIIEDLNSSNGTLVNGESVTQRILEDGDKIRLGSITVLKFTYHDHLDVSFQQQMIDAALRDGLTKAFNKRYFLGRIETELAYAKRHMSALSLVMFDVDHFKRVNDTYGHLAGDYVLMKISKITQHTVRTEDVFARYGGEEFAVLCRGVNLSNAGILGERLRSAIEGAIFEHEGTRMPITISVGVAAFPELQMDTPEQLIGAADEALYQAKRTGRNRVLLKHGTT, from the coding sequence ATGAGTCGGCTGCATGAAGACGACGGCGAAGCCACACGAGTCGCCCATATCAAGGAGCTCCAAGACGAGCTTCGGGCGCGTTCTCAGCGCGATCGCGCGTACATCATCGTGCTGCAAGGCTCCAACGTCGGCGAGATGCACGAAATCGAGAGCGCTGAAATGGTCCTCGGACGTGGCGCAAACGCCAACCTCCGCCTGAACGACGACGGTGTTTCGCGACGACACGCGCGCCTCATTCGCTCGGGTGACAAGTACATCATCGAAGACCTGAACAGCTCGAACGGCACCCTGGTCAACGGCGAGAGCGTCACGCAACGAATCCTCGAAGACGGCGACAAAATCCGCCTCGGATCCATCACGGTCCTCAAATTCACCTACCACGATCACCTCGACGTCAGCTTCCAGCAGCAGATGATCGACGCGGCGCTTCGCGACGGTCTCACCAAAGCGTTCAACAAGCGCTACTTCCTCGGCCGTATCGAAACCGAGCTCGCGTACGCGAAGCGGCACATGTCCGCGCTGTCGCTCGTCATGTTCGACGTCGACCACTTCAAGCGCGTGAACGACACGTACGGTCATCTCGCCGGTGACTACGTGCTCATGAAGATCTCCAAGATCACGCAGCACACGGTGCGCACCGAAGACGTGTTCGCCAGGTACGGTGGTGAAGAGTTCGCGGTTCTATGCCGCGGCGTGAACCTCAGCAACGCGGGGATTCTCGGAGAACGACTCCGTTCGGCCATCGAAGGCGCCATCTTCGAGCACGAAGGTACGCGCATGCCCATTACGATCAGCGTCGGCGTCGCGGCATTTCCAGAGCTGCAAATGGATACGCCCGAGCAGCTCATCGGGGCCGCCGACGAAGCGCTTTACCAAGCCAAACGCACAGGCAGAAACCGCGTGCTTCTCAAGCACGGCACCACCTAA
- a CDS encoding metallophosphoesterase family protein, whose product MLCISDIHGHADALSAVLAAAEQRGYAQVLVAGDVCFPGSGALETWRRLTQIRAVVVQGVGDRALATLDTANVVPKNPHERARLERLAATRGELGDLILTRLRRLPATHRINLEDGSELLLIHGSPADPFEPFSHDMTDEEMAALLADDPADIIVCGGSHVPFDRMVQGVRIINVGSVGEAPSGTGSGGQHADLTIIDTHKAGIEVEQIVVPLGKAA is encoded by the coding sequence CTGCTCTGCATTTCGGACATTCATGGCCATGCCGATGCGCTTTCGGCCGTCCTCGCCGCAGCCGAACAGCGTGGTTATGCGCAAGTCCTCGTGGCCGGAGACGTCTGTTTTCCAGGTTCTGGCGCGCTCGAAACATGGCGACGCCTGACGCAAATCCGCGCCGTCGTGGTTCAAGGTGTCGGTGATCGAGCCCTTGCGACGCTCGATACCGCCAACGTGGTGCCGAAAAACCCGCACGAACGTGCACGTCTCGAAAGACTCGCCGCGACGCGTGGAGAGCTTGGAGACCTCATTCTCACTCGTTTGCGCAGGCTTCCGGCGACCCACCGAATCAATTTGGAGGATGGAAGCGAATTGCTTCTCATCCACGGTTCTCCAGCCGATCCGTTCGAACCGTTCTCGCACGACATGACCGACGAGGAGATGGCAGCGCTGCTCGCTGACGATCCCGCCGACATCATCGTTTGCGGCGGCTCGCACGTGCCATTCGACCGCATGGTGCAGGGCGTGCGCATCATCAACGTTGGCAGCGTTGGCGAAGCCCCGAGCGGCACAGGCAGCGGTGGACAACACGCCGACTTGACGATCATCGACACCCACAAAGCGGGAATCGAGGTCGAGCAGATCGTCGTGCCACTGGGAAAAGCGGCATAG
- the glnE gene encoding bifunctional [glutamate--ammonia ligase]-adenylyl-L-tyrosine phosphorylase/[glutamate--ammonia-ligase] adenylyltransferase — MVGCSRLLTLARRIDPHRADVYATRFSERIAPGSQAFAYAVLLASAYPALSATIEAAPEIVETISAEGHQVARDHANLAARLRSRMGDDRDSDHVLRELRRFAAEERVRVALRELLPPSLGGADVDVTSQEITALAEVTIDCALREAKAQLAARFGLPQRDNGTSARFVVIGMGKLGGNELNVGSDVDLVFFYDTDEGACLQEGVVTLTLHDFWSRVARRMTAMIEDVTEDGWVWRVDLRLRPEGRSGPLVNSLAAAERYYESFGRTWERAALVRARPIAGDLDLGDEVLAALDPFVWRRRVDPSIALEMTKLVQLARTELSSGSGRDLKLGTGGIREAEFFVQTLELVWGGREARLRARGTLDGLRRLRSAGLVTDREAREIAEAYLTFRRAEHAVQFATGQQTHSWPADEEAAGRLARALGFSGTEAFDADLERHIGRVSARFRSLVPDGAPAPSRWTEAIAALDDDNAAAFEAAWRRVSAHVDHAFAPDASERWADVARDLFVMSRRPDALLGARSRETYPLLADALLDAVADAADPELAARTLRMLFMRLRHPSVYLRFVGDEPRAVRRLVEAIGGSAFLGEALVRNPDLGDRIWFSRGVPTIRSVHVELEEAEREPSTDEDPDEQLVGALRRTKARVVVDVGLADLASEIGPREVGDVLSELADVSLQSATRHALGTPKGEPVRGLCVLAVGTLGGREIGYGSDLDVLFLFDPAKAPSGVDPHTFFARSARRVIKLISVLHPAGPGYELDTRLRPSGNQGLLVTSIDAFARYHGKAHRTDGRSGSASDTEAPRIEAAVWERLALLRARVAAGDVDLGVRAMEIAHAAAYTMVGDPTNVADELRRIRRRMKLELSQERHGRFDLKFGHGGLVEIDFCVQFLQMLHGSDLRVRTTETAVAIDALESAGHLAPERAAALREGHAFLRKLQGRIRIVHADASSLVEETAPGLLPLARRMGIRDRPGAEATVELLARYREVTTRVRQVYESTLKGS, encoded by the coding sequence ATGGTCGGCTGCTCTCGGCTCTTGACGCTCGCGCGACGGATCGATCCGCATCGTGCCGATGTGTATGCCACTCGATTTTCAGAGCGGATCGCGCCTGGTTCCCAAGCCTTTGCGTACGCCGTGCTCCTTGCGAGCGCGTACCCGGCTCTCTCCGCAACGATCGAAGCTGCCCCGGAAATTGTCGAGACAATCTCGGCCGAGGGGCACCAAGTCGCGCGCGATCATGCAAACCTCGCGGCGCGTCTTCGATCGCGCATGGGCGACGACAGGGACTCCGATCACGTTCTGCGCGAGCTGCGACGCTTTGCGGCCGAAGAACGCGTGCGCGTCGCGTTGCGTGAACTGCTTCCACCCTCGCTCGGCGGTGCCGATGTCGACGTGACCTCGCAGGAGATCACGGCCCTCGCCGAAGTGACCATCGATTGTGCACTCCGGGAGGCAAAGGCGCAGCTTGCCGCACGTTTTGGCTTGCCCCAAAGGGACAACGGAACGTCCGCTAGGTTTGTCGTCATTGGTATGGGCAAACTCGGGGGCAACGAGCTGAACGTCGGATCCGACGTCGACCTGGTGTTCTTTTACGACACCGATGAAGGCGCGTGTTTGCAAGAGGGCGTCGTCACGTTGACCCTCCACGATTTCTGGTCACGTGTCGCTCGACGGATGACCGCGATGATCGAAGACGTGACCGAAGATGGTTGGGTTTGGCGCGTCGATCTTCGTTTACGCCCCGAGGGCCGCAGCGGACCGCTCGTCAATTCTCTCGCAGCAGCCGAGCGTTATTACGAATCGTTCGGGCGTACGTGGGAGCGCGCAGCGCTCGTGCGCGCAAGGCCCATCGCAGGAGACCTCGATTTGGGCGATGAAGTGCTCGCCGCGCTCGATCCATTCGTGTGGCGACGGCGTGTCGATCCTTCGATCGCTCTCGAGATGACCAAGCTCGTGCAGCTCGCTCGCACGGAGTTGTCGAGTGGCTCAGGGCGTGATCTGAAGCTCGGCACGGGAGGCATTCGCGAGGCAGAGTTCTTCGTGCAGACGCTCGAGCTCGTGTGGGGAGGTCGTGAAGCGCGCTTGCGAGCGCGCGGGACGCTCGACGGTTTGCGACGTTTGCGCAGCGCGGGGCTCGTGACCGATCGCGAAGCACGCGAGATCGCAGAGGCATACTTGACGTTCCGGCGAGCCGAGCACGCGGTGCAATTCGCAACGGGACAGCAGACGCATTCGTGGCCAGCCGACGAAGAAGCGGCGGGAAGGCTTGCTCGGGCACTTGGTTTTTCCGGGACCGAGGCATTCGATGCCGATCTCGAACGGCACATCGGTCGCGTTTCGGCACGTTTTCGATCGCTCGTTCCCGATGGTGCTCCGGCTCCATCTCGCTGGACGGAAGCCATCGCCGCGCTCGATGACGACAATGCGGCGGCGTTCGAGGCAGCGTGGCGACGCGTTTCGGCGCACGTCGATCACGCCTTCGCTCCCGATGCGTCGGAGCGTTGGGCTGATGTCGCGCGCGATCTTTTCGTGATGTCGCGGCGGCCCGATGCACTGCTCGGCGCTCGCAGTCGTGAAACGTATCCACTGCTCGCCGATGCTCTTCTCGATGCCGTTGCCGATGCGGCCGACCCAGAGCTCGCCGCGCGAACGCTGCGCATGCTCTTCATGCGACTGCGTCATCCGAGCGTGTATTTGCGGTTTGTCGGGGATGAACCGCGAGCCGTGCGCCGGCTCGTCGAAGCCATCGGGGGAAGCGCATTTCTCGGCGAAGCGCTCGTACGCAATCCGGACTTGGGTGATCGCATCTGGTTCTCGCGTGGCGTGCCAACCATTCGGTCGGTTCACGTCGAGCTCGAGGAAGCCGAGCGAGAACCATCGACCGACGAAGACCCCGACGAGCAGCTCGTGGGGGCGCTGAGGCGAACGAAAGCTCGTGTCGTCGTCGACGTGGGTCTGGCCGATCTCGCCAGTGAAATTGGTCCGCGCGAAGTGGGCGATGTCCTCTCGGAGCTTGCAGACGTGTCGCTTCAATCAGCTACGCGTCATGCGCTCGGAACGCCCAAGGGTGAGCCTGTGCGCGGGCTGTGCGTGCTCGCGGTGGGCACGCTGGGTGGCCGAGAAATTGGCTACGGCTCGGATCTCGACGTGCTCTTTCTTTTCGATCCAGCCAAAGCCCCATCGGGCGTCGATCCACACACGTTTTTCGCGCGCTCGGCTCGACGAGTCATCAAGCTGATCTCGGTGCTTCATCCCGCAGGGCCGGGTTACGAGCTGGATACGCGGCTGCGCCCTTCTGGGAACCAAGGGTTGCTCGTGACATCGATCGACGCGTTTGCGCGTTATCACGGAAAGGCTCATCGAACCGATGGTCGAAGTGGATCGGCATCCGATACGGAGGCGCCGCGTATAGAAGCGGCGGTATGGGAGCGCTTGGCGCTGCTTCGAGCTCGCGTGGCCGCGGGTGACGTGGACCTTGGTGTTCGTGCGATGGAGATCGCGCATGCGGCTGCGTACACGATGGTTGGTGATCCAACGAATGTTGCAGATGAGCTACGGCGCATCAGGCGCCGGATGAAGCTCGAGTTGTCGCAAGAGCGGCACGGCCGTTTCGACTTGAAGTTCGGTCATGGAGGGCTCGTCGAGATCGACTTTTGCGTCCAATTCCTTCAGATGCTGCATGGTAGCGATCTGCGCGTGCGAACGACGGAGACCGCGGTGGCGATCGACGCACTTGAAAGTGCGGGGCATCTCGCGCCCGAACGCGCGGCCGCGCTGCGTGAAGGTCATGCGTTTTTACGCAAGCTCCAAGGTCGAATTCGCATCGTGCATGCGGATGCCTCTTCGCTCGTGGAAGAGACCGCCCCGGGGCTTCTGCCGCTTGCTCGACGCATGGGCATACGCGATCGACCTGGAGCGGAGGCAACCGTCGAGCTGCTTGCTCGTTACCGTGAAGTAACGACACGCGTGAGGCAGGTGTACGAATCGACGTTGAAGGGTTCGTGA
- a CDS encoding NfeD family protein, with amino-acid sequence MGLVYLFAFVVGLGILGLQAAMGGKGGGDDVGGQGDAAGKPLAVDDAIGKGVGGSFDFVAFFLSLRFWIFASLGFGMSGSLLHFLALATPLVVFALAVASGLGAGLFASLAFRYVMRSSVSTTADVTQATGTVGRVLVPVGKQKTGQIRVVLQGQSVDLIAKTDGEDIARGEQVIVEEIDGNTARVSKSPTELL; translated from the coding sequence ATGGGTCTCGTTTATCTGTTCGCGTTCGTCGTGGGGCTTGGAATCCTGGGTCTTCAAGCCGCCATGGGTGGCAAGGGAGGCGGCGATGATGTTGGGGGCCAGGGCGACGCGGCCGGCAAGCCTCTGGCAGTCGACGACGCCATTGGCAAAGGGGTCGGTGGATCGTTTGACTTCGTAGCGTTTTTTCTGTCGCTGCGATTTTGGATCTTCGCGTCGCTCGGCTTTGGAATGTCGGGTTCGTTGCTTCACTTCTTGGCGCTCGCGACGCCGCTCGTCGTCTTCGCGCTGGCCGTGGCATCGGGCCTCGGGGCGGGGCTCTTTGCGAGTCTTGCGTTCAGGTATGTGATGCGTTCATCGGTTTCCACGACGGCGGACGTGACGCAGGCGACGGGCACGGTCGGTCGAGTGCTCGTTCCAGTGGGCAAGCAAAAGACAGGTCAGATCCGCGTTGTCCTTCAAGGTCAAAGCGTGGACTTGATTGCGAAAACCGACGGCGAAGACATTGCGCGAGGCGAGCAGGTCATCGTGGAAGAGATCGATGGCAACACGGCTCGGGTGTCGAAGTCTCCGACCGAGCTTCTGTAA
- a CDS encoding flotillin family protein, whose translation MDMRLFPVEVQVHNAYSKGGIPLSVHAIANVKVASSDTGVRNAVERFLGISNEQIAIAAQQTLEGVLREVISQLTPEEVNEDRLKFAETLVDNARDDFDKLGLELDVLKVQHVADDQHYLANLGRGRIATMLRDAANAENAANQAVAEAQAAARQTAETATKQAETVIAQVRNNYRGEIAKLEAEAKQLENEAEIAAETERAMAEQELQSLRGDLEKLRLHCDVILPAEANRKAQELKARGEAAPTVENGKATAEALRLVAQEWAGAGPLAKDAYVLQQLRQLITAAASRVAQTQIGQVNVVAGSDVEAYNALIASYPAAVARVLDETTRAMGIDIQNILSGEGRSA comes from the coding sequence ATGGACATGCGGCTGTTCCCGGTCGAGGTGCAGGTGCACAACGCGTACTCGAAGGGTGGAATCCCGCTCAGCGTGCATGCGATTGCGAACGTGAAAGTCGCCAGCAGCGACACCGGTGTGCGTAACGCCGTCGAACGATTTCTTGGGATTTCCAACGAGCAGATCGCGATTGCTGCGCAGCAGACGCTCGAAGGCGTATTGCGCGAGGTCATCTCGCAGCTCACGCCGGAAGAGGTGAACGAGGATCGCTTGAAGTTTGCCGAGACGCTCGTGGACAATGCGCGAGACGACTTCGACAAACTCGGCCTCGAGCTCGACGTGCTGAAGGTGCAGCACGTGGCAGACGATCAGCATTACTTGGCAAATCTCGGTCGTGGGCGGATCGCGACGATGTTGCGTGACGCGGCGAATGCCGAGAACGCGGCGAATCAGGCTGTCGCGGAAGCGCAAGCGGCGGCGCGACAAACCGCTGAGACCGCGACGAAACAGGCAGAGACGGTCATTGCGCAGGTACGCAACAACTACCGCGGAGAAATCGCCAAGCTCGAAGCCGAGGCCAAGCAGCTCGAAAACGAGGCCGAGATCGCAGCGGAAACAGAGCGCGCGATGGCCGAACAGGAGTTGCAGTCGTTACGCGGCGACCTCGAGAAGTTGCGTTTGCATTGCGACGTCATTCTTCCTGCCGAAGCAAACCGCAAAGCGCAAGAGCTCAAGGCGCGCGGCGAAGCTGCTCCTACGGTCGAAAACGGCAAAGCGACGGCGGAAGCACTGCGCCTCGTTGCGCAGGAGTGGGCTGGGGCCGGGCCTTTGGCAAAAGACGCGTACGTATTGCAGCAGCTAAGGCAGCTCATCACGGCGGCTGCGTCGCGCGTTGCGCAAACGCAGATCGGTCAAGTCAACGTCGTCGCCGGGTCCGACGTCGAAGCGTACAACGCGCTCATTGCCAGTTATCCCGCCGCCGTAGCTCGCGTGCTCGATGAAACGACGCGCGCCATGGGCATCGACATTCAAAACATTCTCAGCGGGGAAGGGAGGTCCGCATGA
- a CDS encoding flotillin family protein produces the protein MIGIVMVLALTATVVVGFVVYTLKNLLLVSSPNEVLVLSGGTHPTANRDVGYRSVRGGRAVRIPLLERVDRMDLSNIPVEIAVKGAYSKGGIPLNVQGVAHVKLPGEEPRLSNAVERFLGKSRAEIADIARETLEGNVRGVLAQLTPEQVNQDKTAFADKLLEEAEHDMQRMGLVLDTLKIQNVTDDANYLNSIGRIRGAKVRMEASIVEARTQAEAAKQKAENWAKSEVAKIDADLAIARQETERRKQDALSRREAMIQESRGQVLAQIAQVKAEINRQKARALQVERQLQADVIQPHDAERRNLEEQARGEAAKIVELGKAEAEALHRLVEEIRKAGPGALDLLALQQMMPLLPHIAGARVPMKIGTFSVLPSGDGSFAQKAIALNEQLRAATGVDLTEIVGRFGTTPAVTALPATSGAPPAPPIVAVPTKPKSAPRRSS, from the coding sequence ATGATCGGCATCGTCATGGTGCTTGCGCTGACGGCGACCGTCGTAGTCGGTTTCGTCGTCTACACGCTCAAGAACCTTCTCCTCGTCAGCTCACCCAACGAAGTGCTCGTCTTGTCAGGCGGTACGCATCCGACGGCGAATCGCGATGTTGGTTATCGATCGGTGCGCGGTGGCCGTGCGGTTCGCATTCCGCTGCTCGAACGCGTCGATCGGATGGATCTCAGCAACATTCCTGTCGAGATCGCGGTCAAAGGCGCCTACTCGAAGGGCGGCATTCCGCTCAACGTTCAAGGGGTTGCGCACGTAAAGCTTCCTGGCGAAGAGCCTCGGCTTTCGAATGCCGTCGAGCGTTTTCTCGGCAAGTCACGTGCTGAAATCGCAGACATTGCGCGCGAAACGCTCGAAGGAAACGTGCGTGGCGTTCTCGCCCAGCTCACGCCCGAGCAAGTCAATCAGGACAAAACTGCGTTCGCGGACAAACTTCTCGAAGAAGCCGAGCACGACATGCAACGCATGGGTTTGGTGCTCGATACGTTGAAGATTCAGAACGTCACCGACGATGCCAACTACTTGAACTCCATTGGTCGCATTCGAGGTGCCAAGGTCCGCATGGAAGCGAGCATCGTGGAGGCGCGGACGCAGGCCGAGGCGGCGAAGCAGAAGGCGGAAAACTGGGCGAAGAGCGAGGTGGCGAAGATCGATGCTGATCTTGCGATTGCTCGCCAGGAAACCGAACGTCGCAAGCAGGATGCTCTGTCGCGTCGCGAAGCCATGATCCAGGAATCGCGCGGTCAGGTGCTCGCGCAAATCGCGCAGGTCAAAGCCGAGATCAACCGACAGAAAGCACGTGCATTGCAGGTCGAGCGTCAGCTTCAGGCCGACGTCATCCAGCCTCATGATGCCGAGCGTCGTAACCTCGAAGAACAGGCGCGAGGTGAAGCGGCGAAGATCGTCGAGCTTGGCAAGGCGGAAGCCGAAGCATTGCATCGCCTCGTCGAAGAGATTCGCAAGGCAGGTCCGGGTGCGCTCGATCTGTTGGCGCTTCAGCAAATGATGCCGCTGCTTCCGCACATTGCCGGGGCGCGTGTTCCGATGAAGATCGGTACGTTCTCGGTGTTGCCCTCGGGAGACGGATCGTTTGCACAGAAAGCGATTGCGTTGAACGAGCAGCTTCGCGCGGCGACGGGTGTCGACCTCACCGAGATCGTGGGCCGTTTTGGCACGACACCTGCGGTGACCGCGCTTCCTGCAACGTCGGGCGCCCCTCCTGCGCCGCCAATCGTTGCTGTTCCAACGAAGCCAAAGTCTGCTCCGCGTCGATCTTCCTGA
- a CDS encoding DUF444 family protein, whose amino-acid sequence MSLKIDQDHGRFRQIVRGRIRQNLRKYISQGELIGRKGKDLVSIPIPQIDIPRFRFGDKQRGGVGQGDGNPGDPLQPDESQAGEGRAGSDAGEHILEVDVTLDELAAILGEELELPDIQDKGKSKISNAHDRYSGIRRVGPESLRHFRRTYREALKRMIASGTFEHDKPVVVPVPDDKRYRSWKTVTEPVANAVIIYMMDVSGSMGDEQKEIVRIESFWIDAWLTKQYKGLESRFIIHDAVAREVDRETFFHTRESGGTMISSAYKLCAQIIDADYPFEEWNIYPFHFSDGDNWSMDDTLSCVDILRNRLLPRSNMFAYGQVESPYGSGQFIKDLREHFPKDERVVTSEIRDKDAIVGSIKDFLGKGK is encoded by the coding sequence GTGTCGCTGAAGATCGACCAAGACCACGGCCGCTTTCGCCAAATCGTGCGCGGCAGGATTCGTCAGAATCTCCGCAAGTACATTTCGCAAGGCGAGCTCATCGGGCGCAAGGGCAAAGACCTCGTTTCGATTCCCATCCCCCAAATCGACATTCCTCGCTTCCGCTTCGGGGACAAACAGCGAGGCGGCGTAGGGCAGGGGGATGGCAATCCGGGCGATCCGCTGCAGCCCGACGAATCGCAGGCCGGTGAAGGACGCGCGGGCAGCGACGCCGGTGAACACATTCTCGAAGTCGACGTCACGCTCGACGAGCTTGCTGCCATCTTGGGTGAAGAACTCGAGCTTCCCGACATTCAGGACAAGGGCAAAAGCAAAATTTCGAATGCCCATGATCGATATTCCGGAATTCGTCGCGTCGGTCCGGAGTCGCTCAGGCATTTCCGCCGCACCTATCGCGAAGCGCTGAAGCGCATGATCGCCAGCGGGACGTTCGAGCACGACAAACCGGTCGTCGTTCCCGTTCCGGACGACAAGCGATATCGGTCGTGGAAAACCGTCACCGAACCCGTCGCCAATGCCGTCATCATTTACATGATGGACGTTTCGGGCTCGATGGGGGACGAGCAAAAGGAAATCGTCCGTATCGAATCATTTTGGATCGATGCGTGGCTCACCAAGCAATACAAAGGGCTCGAATCGCGCTTCATCATTCACGATGCCGTCGCGCGCGAGGTCGATCGCGAGACGTTTTTCCATACGCGCGAATCCGGCGGCACGATGATTTCGAGTGCTTACAAGCTTTGTGCTCAAATCATCGATGCCGACTATCCCTTCGAAGAATGGAATATCTATCCATTCCACTTCTCCGACGGCGACAATTGGTCCATGGACGACACGCTTTCCTGTGTCGACATTTTGCGCAATCGCCTTTTGCCGCGGTCGAACATGTTCGCCTACGGCCAAGTCGAAAGTCCTTATGGCTCGGGGCAATTCATCAAGGACTTGCGTGAGCATTTTCCCAAGGACGAACGCGTCGTGACCAGCGAAATTCGCGACAAAGATGCCATCGTGGGCAGCATCAAAGACTTCCTCGGAAAGGGCAAGTGA